In Cataglyphis hispanica isolate Lineage 1 chromosome 19, ULB_Chis1_1.0, whole genome shotgun sequence, the genomic window CGTAGTACATCTATCGAATTTATATACTTGTCATTTGCTACGCGCACGTAATTCTGcaatattgtattatgtatattaacaaaataaaaagatttaggatatttagataatttactTGGCTCCTTATTACTGTGATTGTTTTTATACCATCTTTTAGTAGTAACTTTGGATAACTTGCGACAGCAAATTGACATTAATGTTACAATGCATAATAGCATGATTGGTATGATAAGATGGCATGATAGTCTTCTTTGGTATTTTAATCTGAATTCGATCAAGtacgatttttattacatcattttattttcttctttttctttcacgatTTAAGCAAATGAATATGTGTCTATttcatatttgaataatttattattatttcatgactttttatttatttactatacagttttaatttgtgattgtatttacaaattgttttattttacaccaatgttaagaaatttattttttattctctatacttataaaagatttcgttattatatttttcacttattttttctttaaaacaaaattattaatattattaagatattttattattttaattctttgatcttttatattaaaactttaaaataataaagtgaaAATAGCTGTAAAtaagtcatttttatttctcatgaaTCGAACTCGGAAAATTAGTTATTTCCATTtcttcgaaatatatatctctcctTCTTGTAGATATCGCATGCGCTATCGTGGTCGCTGGAAATAAACCGCCGTGGTGGTGGTTCTCTGCATCTTCACCAACCTCTACCTTTCTAATTCCTTGTCTCTCcatcctgtttttttttcttctttattgaCTGCGCCGCGCATACAGACAACGGCGCCGGAAACCGCGAAGCGGAGGAGATCGTCCGTCCCCAAAGGATGAGAAACAGGCAAAGGACTGGGAGAACGACTCTTGGAAGACAATCCCACGGGACGAGAAATCCTGGCAGCTGTATCGCACGGCAATGAATTTGTGGGCGGAATCCAAAGCCAATCAGACAGGCGAGGATTCGAAAAAGTACTTTGAGATGGAGAACGGTAACTTTGCGCTGGAGAATGGCAATGTaacgaagaagaggaagagcaAAAAGACGGCACAGCAGTCGAACGAACGACCTAGCCCGAATCAGCGCACGAAGATGACGGATGAGCGAAGCGCTTCCGCTGTTACTCGTCATGGCGATCAGCGACGCGTAGACAAGCGGATGCAGACAGAGACCGAGGAGGACGAACTCGAGGAAGATGAGCAAGATTTTGGCGCCGAatgtagtaataataataataataagttttacGGAAATAATCAGGACTCTCAACAAGAGCGAAGAGGAGAAAGCAGTTTCGAAACAGACAAATACGCCAAGTCTTCGAGCTCGTCATCGGAATCCGATGACGAGAGCACTATCACCATTCCGGAACCAGGCCGCAAGGTCGAGCATATAGCGCAGAAGCTCGAACAGACCGCGCAAAAGTATGCGCGCGAGCATAGTCCGCCCAAGTTTCTCGAACGCCGCGAGAGAATAAACGCGGCAGAGTATAAGAGCTTGGAGAGGGAAGCGCGCGAAACAGCATTGTCGCGCGAACGTCGCGAAAGATCAGCCATGGACTATAAAAGCCTGGAGCGTAGCCGGGACGGTAATCAAAAGAATTCGGAGCGCTTGCGCGACGATAAACATCTGCGAGATGATGAACGCATGCTGCGGGACGATAAGCACTCGCTTGAACGAAGTTCTCGCGAGGACAAGCAAAATTGTGGACGCTTGAGAGATGATAATAAACAGAGCTTTGAATTTTTGAGAGAGGAGAAGGCAAACTTTGAACGCGCAAGAGAGAACAAACAATGCTTCGAACGCTCAAGAGAGGACAAGCAGATTTTTGAACGTTCGAGGGAGGACAAGCAGAGCTTTGATCGCTCGCGAGAAAACAAACAGAGCTTCCAGCGATCCCGCGAGGAAGCGCAGTCGTATGAACGAGCTCGCGCTCGTTCTAGGAACGACCAAGAACGCGCGTATAACACGGAGCAACGAAAGGAGATGATGGGTTACGAACGAACGTTTGAGAAAAATCGCAATAGGATGGTCGAACGATTGTCCAGTCGACGATTCGAACGACCGCGACCACCATCGCAAGAGGCTCCAGAACGGCCTGTCGGACCTTACCGAGAACGCAGGTACTCCGATAAGGAAGAAGTGATTTATGGAGAGACTGGCCGAAATGGAATAGATTCGCTCGAGAGAGATCGCGGTTATGAGTCAAACTTTGAGACAAAATTGGAAAGATCAAAGGTGATCGAGAGACACGGTTATCACGCAGGCCTGCATGCTCCAAGTCTTGAGAAGCGAAACATTGTACCGAGAAATAACGAGCAGAGTAACGGCGACACCAATAACAATACACTCAAGATGGAGCGAAAATCACCGCGACAGGACCAGATTACCGCTATGGGTCATCTCGCGCAAACCGGCAGAGCTTTTGAGGAACCGAAGAGCCCGAAGCTCGTAAAACGGACCAAATCATTCTGGAAGTTCCGTCGGGATTCGGAAGTTTTGGAAGGTATGGCGCTTTGGCAGCACCGCTCGCTCGTGGACATTCCAAAGATGATCCGCAAAGAAGACAAGATAACAGGAAACGAGGAGAAGCAGAGAAACTCTGAGGGCGGCAGTCCAAATTTGAGTCTGGGCAACAGCGAGAGCACCATCACGAATGAACATCGACACGAGGAGCCGAAACCGGCTGAAAGAAGCCACGTGCCCGACAAGACGAATTACTTTGATGATTTTCCGACGCCAGCGGAACGGCCCAAGATCACGGAAAGATCGGCGTATAGAATTCAACAGCAGCCGGAGGAACGCGCATACTTTGTCGGTAATGTGTCGCGCAAGGCTATTATCGAGAAGGAGCGTAGGCGCAGTCTCGAGGCGAAACGAAATATGATTGTGGCCGAGTTGAAGGAGAACAACGAGAATAAGCGGAACGAGATCCCGATGCACAGCAGAAGAAATTATGACGAGGAGGAGGACGCAACGTTAAATTTTAGCGAGACTGAGGCTTCCGATGAGGAATCTACATACAGCTGCATTGTTGTTAAAGACCAGAGCATACCGGAGAAGACACTATTGCCGAGGACTAAGCTGAGAAGGGAATCCGATCGAGATAAGAATACTTGCGGACCCTGGTACGATCTTTGGGGAATGGACGCGTCCGTTaataagaagaagagaaagcaGAAGCAGCAATAAGACGAACTGAAATCAACTGATATGAGATTATTACaaagatgttaaaattaattaaatattgagttTAAGAGGCAAAaatgatgaagaaaatatattttgaagcaAAAATGAGAATACTGAACAGAAAACGGAACATGgagcagaaagaaaaaaagagagagagaaagagctaaAGATTGGATATTTATCTCAAGAAGGAGAAGTCGACGATTGGCActaaaagtatgaaaaaaaaaaataataacaattaataaaagaagcgGCAGTTTCCATTGCACGCGTAACATACATGCtttcatcttttaaaataaatttgtatcggCAAACAGACATTGGAATTTGCAAGTTGTTGTCGCATGTACATATGTTATTACttcaaatatcttaaaatcatcttatttgttttgaattttttgtggACTACcttttcatgaaattttgTGAGTGATCACTACATATCCCACTTTGATGTATTTGTGTTGGCAAAATCCGTTTTGCTCTGTCTCGTCTTCAACAATTGGCTGTTGATGTTGTAGGAGCTTGCAGCATCGTCGAAGAAAACGCTCGATACACTTTTGCGACGACTTCTAGGCTAAACTTATTCTTGCGGAATGGAGTGAGCAACGTTACCGGATGATGCATCGCCATTGATCGTGACTTTTGTATCGTTATCTGCTATTGCTGCACGCGATagttctttttgtttttgttattgCTAGCATAGCGCAAATCATTCgctagattatttataaatgtttcaaacTCTTGTCATTTTGAATTGTTATCGGTCGCTTCGATTGTCTTGCAAATTAGTTTGAAAaatcacacacatatgtatttcattatatgtaaatttaggatttaaataaaaactttaattgaGCGCTGTATAATtagtgacaaaaatattatatacttaaaaaaaaaaaaaaagcattaaaagagatatttgaaGCTAAAAAATTGGATATTAGTAACTAAACAATCTGCAATCTCGTGctctcgaaaatttttttttcttttttttatctaaagttTCTATCGTTCATAATCGTATATAATCACATATGATCATCCAGTAATTAAGACGAGCACCGATTAACTCCAATTAACACCTTTCAGGACAAACATATTCGCAACTGTCAAGCTACGAAAGACGAAGACTAACGATCGTTCGGCGCCAGCACTGTCATGAGACAAGTCCTTTCTCTAGATGATGTGTTTCTCGTGCCAGTAGCGATTGATGATAAGGGAACGAAGATATCTCCCTTTTGTCGAACAAGTTCCTTCGTCGCGCAGTTTTTCTTCTCAAGACCAGAATAAACTATTGTCAAATAGTTATCCAATATCAATTTCCTTTCAAACGAAAACGCGATGCTAACCCTTTCCATTTGAAACACGTGAAGCATTGTATGGAGACAGTTTGTagtttcataatattaaataaagcatGTTATGTGaaggtttaaagaatattatgatTGTATGCCAATACAATTTTACGGTGTCAAATGAATGAAGAGACTAAAATAGTATTAACGTATTTTCACAGCGTTAACAGTTTAACTATATACGttgaaacaattttacaatGAACAAAAAGTTCACTGTAAAAGTTATATAGCCAAAAGTCCATCATTtgcaaaattctttataaagttATGTTTATCTAAGATATAGATCTTACGAATTATAGACTACTTCTACCCTCAACAGCCTTTTAAACTGATAAAAACTGTAATTCTTCCGACAATTCGTGAAACGAGTATTaacgaaaaaaagattgttatacacatttattgctatcaatatatattatatttaactctACACACTTAATTATACTCTCtacttataatatctttaatatactGAAAGTGTACTGAAAGGGTTATCGTCGAGGATATTGGATAATTAACGATTTTGTATTTAACATGCTATTTTGAAGTATTTTTAAGCGTTTTTCAACATGTACTTTAAGGTAGATTTAGTTTAAGATAATATTCTAACGTAATTTAGGTACGAACGTAATTTAGACGAAAAAGAAGACGTCCAATTCGGAGCGGAAAGTAAGGTGGATTTTAGGGCAACCATTCTTTTGTAACTTTTGAAATGCGTTAGTGTTAAGTATTCAAGGAAGTTCAGGATACAgagatgttaatatattatgaataatatattataattatatacaattatataaacgatCGTCCAAACCTGATTGCGGCAATTTGGATTAGATTAGATTaggttaaataaaattgttgtaataagaatcatgtatacacacatgcatacacgttatatatatatatatatatatatatatatatatatatatatatatatattatattattgttattataaatacaccaattttttaacgtgcattTGCAGTTTTATATACTCATCGTATCTTTTTTTCgtacaatattatgtaatattattatattaatgttttctttttcttttttttgtcatgCAAATGTCGGCAATGTAGCTGACTAGATGAATTTTCCGCAGCGGGATATTAAACCCATTACGATTTCGGGTCAATATAAtgtgcgcgtgtgtgcgtatgtacatgtatttGCTTTACTTTGAACCGCCGAATTCCACGGGTGGCTTTTTGGCTTACGGAATGCGCCAAAGCTGAGCATATTTGCCAAGCGGTTAATTATCATTTGCGGCTGCCCGTCCTCTCAAATCCCTTCATCAGCTATCCTGCAGAATGAACGCACTGTCTGTCCAAAAAGATTTAACAGAGAACAATTTGACTGACACTTTGATTAAtgcttcttttatattcttctcgaaattattgtaattaaaacagaaaacaatataaagaCTATATTTCTCTTGacggtttattttttttattttttatttttttttttgtaaatttattaagattaaaatataaaagttttacatctaaataataaattacatataaatcaataaataataaattaatgaaacgaCTTATTCTTCATATGGTCTCGGCTAAACGAAAGAAGGTAATCGCCGGTAAGAATGTAATACACTAAGGAAGCAGATGTATATTAACGAATAATtcgttattgtttatttatttgtttacaagcatattgcaattattttaatttttttctttttatatcatctttgtatttatctttatttggttttaatcataattgaaaaacaatttttctcttcaaaatgaatatttgGGTACCGCGCCGCACCATTCCTGAAGAAACACGAGGATGTCGTTCAACGGCGATTCCGGAGGCGCCTGTCTGGCTGTATTGGTTAACTTTATCCAGTCGTCGCGATCAGCCACGCGACCGGTCTCCTCGAATTTGATGACCGGGCCGCGTACCGGATATCCCGTAATTACACATTGTTGAAGAGGCGCTCCAGAGTTAGTCGGTGACGTTAACGAACCCACGTAAACGCCTCTCTGGTCGACCGGCAGACCCTGCTCGATCTTTTGATCCATAGATATTGCCAGCACCCATTCTCTCACCTCCTCGCGTTGATCCGTTGCGACGCCGAGACTCTCTGGAAGTGGAACTTCCAACGGAAAATCGGTGACACGTAGATCGTCCACGTCGAGAACAATGCCATCGCCCTCTTCTTCGATACATTCCTCCAGATCGAGGAAATGATTGAGGAATACAAATGCTTCGCTCAAAAGACCCGCGGAACGTGCCGCGACGCCGGCTTCGTAGTAAAATCTGTCAGCGTGGAGTACGTCGGTGTGTCGCAGGAGGCTGATAGACACTTTGACAACAATACTAGAAAGCGCCGGAAACGAACGACAGCCATGTTTCACCGCGGATAAATGCGCAGCCTCTAAAAGTCGCTCAAATTTGTTGGAGGACGGCGATGAACGGCAGAGACCGTATAAAACATCGCGGAGCTGAGCTAAGTATCTGGAATTAGTTAATCAACGGATAAAAAGagcgaagaaaataaaaagaaaattatcacaTAGTCGAATAAAGAATATGATAAATCTTCCAATATCCAGATTTCTAACATAACAAACATAGAAAGCGAAGAAAGTCGTCAGAAGTGTTAAAGAAAATGGATACGAAAAGAATACGAATTTTaatagaagaaagaagaaatctTTGTAAGAGAAAATTGCCGGCAGATTTTCTCGTCAACCGATATATCATACCTGTATTCTTGCTGCGCCATATTCAGAATATTCTCCGCCAATTGCAGGTATAGATTGAAATTCTGCGAGATCGCAGGCGCGCCATATTGCGCGTAGAGTTGTAACGCTTGCGGCGCGGCATCGCTCTTCAGCAACTGCGCGGCGCGTCGCGCCACAAATTTATGCAACACTTCCGGACTCTGCGAACTCGCCACGTCAAACACTTGGCTCCATTGACCCTTGCGCGCCATCATCTCAAGGGCGGCATTGCCATCTACTTTCGCCAGCCGTTCCATTTCACCCTCATTCGCCATCACATCCTGGTATTTCTCCTCGAGATACGGTTCGAGATCGGGAGCAAGCTCACGGACGATCCGACGAGCACG contains:
- the LOC126856680 gene encoding uncharacterized protein LOC126856680 isoform X1, which gives rise to METEELTRLVDEIYKNILDKFNPGARQLINAGKAYLKALHGAAAASRVYVDALSRLARQAQLGTWGGSKDVGFALMRIVEVYKEIQDQEMNILKAFYVDLLVPLETNLEKDTKVVQSEQKKFLQQHKTRSETYSKAAATMKKQRKKSRAANKSGLAMDKELKNMQILEEEKTKLDAFCEQSLKNAMTQERRRYGFVLERQCSLAKHYASFHEVALAALHPSVDKWREVAATREYLPQSVEDMFASRLRQFTSWQQTSFWPDENEENGGSELTTMSSQLRKTRSMDSSCLELRLGPLPGNPQSSGGHLGPTSHLPAVLSRARSEANLHASTLSLGPEVPETPPRPRSMAPPTSRSSGGGTGIGAGGWGDAPLARALFAYLSSGENQLSFLEGDLIALMGDRQKGWQFGENLRTQSSGWFPLAYTEIIIDDTLGSPSHGASRGRTPDLQAIPPCKPPPSRPPITPASIDDSSGGTTGANSNTANNNNNNNSNNNSCIGTPTNNASVLATPTARQSKSIRPSGTLPTVLAGGRRVQPPVPPVPPPAMTSLHSSNDSGFSNEPPVQPDVDYSDDEALRQRRRKPRSGGDRPSPKDEKQAKDWENDSWKTIPRDEKSWQLYRTAMNLWAESKANQTGEDSKKYFEMENGNFALENGNVTKKRKSKKTAQQSNERPSPNQRTKMTDERSASAVTRHGDQRRVDKRMQTETEEDELEEDEQDFGAECSNNNNNKFYGNNQDSQQERRGESSFETDKYAKSSSSSSESDDESTITIPEPGRKVEHIAQKLEQTAQKYAREHSPPKFLERRERINAAEYKSLEREARETALSRERRERSAMDYKSLERSRDGNQKNSERLRDDKHLRDDERMLRDDKHSLERSSREDKQNCGRLRDDNKQSFEFLREEKANFERARENKQCFERSREDKQIFERSREDKQSFDRSRENKQSFQRSREEAQSYERARARSRNDQERAYNTEQRKEMMGYERTFEKNRNRMVERLSSRRFERPRPPSQEAPERPVGPYRERRYSDKEEVIYGETGRNGIDSLERDRGYESNFETKLERSKVIERHGYHAGLHAPSLEKRNIVPRNNEQSNGDTNNNTLKMERKSPRQDQITAMGHLAQTGRAFEEPKSPKLVKRTKSFWKFRRDSEVLEGMALWQHRSLVDIPKMIRKEDKITGNEEKQRNSEGGSPNLSLGNSESTITNEHRHEEPKPAERSHVPDKTNYFDDFPTPAERPKITERSAYRIQQQPEERAYFVGNVSRKAIIEKERRRSLEAKRNMIVAELKENNENKRNEIPMHSRRNYDEEEDATLNFSETEASDEESTYSCIVVKDQSIPEKTLLPRTKLRRESDRDKNTCGPWYDLWGMDASVNKKKRKQKQQ
- the LOC126856680 gene encoding uncharacterized protein LOC126856680 isoform X2, which encodes METEELTRLVDEIYKNILDKFNPGARQLINAGKAYLKALHGAAAASRVYVDALSRLARQAQLGTWGGSKDVGFALMRIVEVYKEIQDQEMNILKAFYVDLLVPLETNLEKDTKVVQSEQKKFLQQHKTRSETYSKAAATMKKQRKKSRAANKSGLAMDKELKNMQILEEEKTKLDAFCEQSLKNAMTQERRRYGFVLERQCSLAKHYASFHEVALAALHPSVDKWREVAATREYLPQSVEDMFASRLRQTSFWPDENEENGGSELTTMSSQLRKTRSMDSSCLELRLGPLPGNPQSSGGHLGPTSHLPAVLSRARSEANLHASTLSLGPEVPETPPRPRSMAPPTSRSSGGGTGIGAGGWGDAPLARALFAYLSSGENQLSFLEGDLIALMGDRQKGWQFGENLRTQSSGWFPLAYTEIIIDDTLGSPSHGASRGRTPDLQAIPPCKPPPSRPPITPASIDDSSGGTTGANSNTANNNNNNNSNNNSCIGTPTNNASVLATPTARQSKSIRPSGTLPTVLAGGRRVQPPVPPVPPPAMTSLHSSNDSGFSNEPPVQPDVDYSDDEALRQRRRKPRSGGDRPSPKDEKQAKDWENDSWKTIPRDEKSWQLYRTAMNLWAESKANQTGEDSKKYFEMENGNFALENGNVTKKRKSKKTAQQSNERPSPNQRTKMTDERSASAVTRHGDQRRVDKRMQTETEEDELEEDEQDFGAECSNNNNNKFYGNNQDSQQERRGESSFETDKYAKSSSSSSESDDESTITIPEPGRKVEHIAQKLEQTAQKYAREHSPPKFLERRERINAAEYKSLEREARETALSRERRERSAMDYKSLERSRDGNQKNSERLRDDKHLRDDERMLRDDKHSLERSSREDKQNCGRLRDDNKQSFEFLREEKANFERARENKQCFERSREDKQIFERSREDKQSFDRSRENKQSFQRSREEAQSYERARARSRNDQERAYNTEQRKEMMGYERTFEKNRNRMVERLSSRRFERPRPPSQEAPERPVGPYRERRYSDKEEVIYGETGRNGIDSLERDRGYESNFETKLERSKVIERHGYHAGLHAPSLEKRNIVPRNNEQSNGDTNNNTLKMERKSPRQDQITAMGHLAQTGRAFEEPKSPKLVKRTKSFWKFRRDSEVLEGMALWQHRSLVDIPKMIRKEDKITGNEEKQRNSEGGSPNLSLGNSESTITNEHRHEEPKPAERSHVPDKTNYFDDFPTPAERPKITERSAYRIQQQPEERAYFVGNVSRKAIIEKERRRSLEAKRNMIVAELKENNENKRNEIPMHSRRNYDEEEDATLNFSETEASDEESTYSCIVVKDQSIPEKTLLPRTKLRRESDRDKNTCGPWYDLWGMDASVNKKKRKQKQQ